The sequence below is a genomic window from Amphiprion ocellaris isolate individual 3 ecotype Okinawa chromosome 16, ASM2253959v1, whole genome shotgun sequence.
CATCTGGTCTTTGCTatgagaggaaaaaacatttcatgAGAAGATTGCAATAGATAGTGTTCATGTAATGGTGCACAGCTAAAATCATTATTGTGAttaatgttcatttaattttgtgACCCTACTTCTGCATTAGCCATTGTAAGCGAATGAATAGCTTGTTTTTTCCCTTCATCAGTTCAGTATCTTCCTGCCTCTACCTGCCTCCTGATCATCACGTGTCTGTCGGTCCTCTTTGTCTGCCTCTTCCCtcgttttctttttaaataatcagcTACAGATCACTTTATCTTTTAAACACACATCAACTGAACAGCTTGTTTTATGCAACAGATAGGGACCGACTGACAGAGCCGCCGAAGTTATGAAAGTAATACAGCCACACCAATACAGCGAGTAGTGATCATTATTCACTCGCACAAATGCATCCAGTTAGAATTTCAGCTCAAACtctctcaaaaaaaaatcactaatgcaaacattttcgtcgcagtctggagccctgtggTGTATCTTGTGTGGATCAGTCTACTTTGTTTCCCCATTTACATAACGAAGGCTGTGTAGAAATGTcaggtttttgtatttttatactgAATGAATTGCAAGATGGTGATATACTCTGTATCATAATTTTAAACATGCAGTtaatttttgtgtcactttatgaTGGTCAGAGTACGCTATTCATCTCCCCAGAGAAagttgcagtataaatacagcattatttatttgcattaggCAAAATGTGGGTTAGTTTGAGCTCTGCAAAGGTTTCTTCTCATCAACAGCAAGAAGAGTGGCAAAGTTAAGACCGCCTACAAGCGCGAGTATGTCAATCTGGGCTGTGATGTTGACTTTGACTTCGCTGGTCCCACCATCCACGGGGCCGCTGTCGTTGGCTACGAGGGATGGCTCGCTGGTTACCAGATGAGCTTCGACACTGCCAAATCCAAAATGACCCAGAACAACTTTGCCATTGGCTACAAGACAGGAGACTTCCAGCTACATACCAATGTGTAAGTAGAAATCTTTTTACGCACAGTTTGGATTTTTATCAGGTGTtggcactttatttttattctaatgaGTCTTGAAGGCTACATTAAGAATACACAAGTAACCACAGAAAGAGCTTATAAAAAATGGGCATCTGTAGGTTGCTGTATACacacatctttctttttttttttctccttcccctATGGTGGCACGAAAACCCCACCACCAGATGCTATTCTTGTATGTGATATGTGATACTGAAATTGTTTTAAGCTTGtaacaaaatttttaattgccccctggggacaaataaagttttctgaatctgaaaaaaacatgacaaatcaaATGGACGGAAGGTGGAAGAATATGGTTTTACAAGCAGATGGCAAGACATCAAATCCCCACATAAGTTCCTGTTGCATAacatcttttcttcttttctaatATTTAAAGCAATGATGGCGCTGAGTTCGGTGGCTCCATCTACCAGAAGGTCAGCGACAAGCTGGAGACAGCAGTCAACCTGGCATGGACCGCTGGCAGCAACAGCACACGCTTCGGTATTGCAGCCAAATACCAGCTGGACAAAGATGCCTCCATCAGTGTAAGTAAAGGCAGCAGAGGATTGAAGATTGAGGTGGATGAGAAGACTGTAAAACCTAAAGAATTAATTGTGACTGACTGACTTGTATGTTGCCTTTTCCCTATAGGCTAAAGTGAACAACAATAGCCTTGTTGGTGTTGGGTACACCCAAACTCTTAGACCAGGTAAGTGGTTTCCTAAAGTTTGACTGGCCACTGACCTATTCAGTTTATTACGTCTATTTTGGGAAACATCCTGCATCTTCAGAACCTGCGTTTGAGACGagtaattttgtgtttgcacATGAGAGGATTAATGTTGGTTGCtgttgtgtgtgcaggtgtgaaaCTCATCCTGTCTGGCCTGGTCGATGGAAAGAACATCAATGCAGGAGGCCACAAGCTGGGTCTGGGCTTGGAACTGGAAGCTTAAGCTTTCCTCAAACTGCAAGGGACTAGGGAATATCAGAAGAATCTGGCCTTAAATGTATGTCCAACTCAAACCAGCAAGGGGATATCTTGGAGAGATTGGTTCAAAGGCTACTGCAACAAACTCTTAACTTGAGTACCACTTCAAGCTGGTGCTTTTGTCATTGGTACATTTTAcctttgttgctttttacttAGTAGTTGCATCTACTCAAGAGACAGTTTCTGacatgttatttaaaaatcatGTCTTTGTTCCTGTCCAGCACTGCCATAATAATTTGATCAATACAATCCCTCTGTCATCAACTTTGTGTGGCTTTTTTGTGCTGCCCCCAGACActccgttttttttttatgtgagaACATTAGTTCACGGATTTGTGTGGTGAGCGTTGCCATACTTTCTCGCTGATTTCAAAAATCATAATCATCTGATATTCCTTTGTCATCTGAacagttttcatttgcaaataaTGTTAAGTACactagacattttttttctgctgatatTTAAATACTGCTGCATCCCTCCTGTTCATGCACACGAGGACAAAGTTAAAGCTCTGTAATGTTCTGGTTTGCGTCGGCCATCGGGGTTTGTGATGTTCTGTTAAAGCTGCACACGTGACCATCCCTTAAACTTGGCAGTTTTTGGGTTGCTTAAAGTTGGATCTGTAAGTATGAGAGAAACCTGCACACACGGCCGACCAAGCAgaattcatttttgtttattctgtaCTAACGGACGACTCGGGGGCACATCGTTATTGTTCACAGCAATGCCAAACTATCATTCGTGGGAAGAGGTGTGACTTAAAGTTGCACATGTGCACACTCAAAGTGCTTCCCTGTACTGGGCAGAGACAGAGCCCACAGGAAGTCTTGGAGGTCCTTATGTGTATGTATAAATTTTCAATAAAGTCTTTGAACTCCAAAAATGCATCTTAGTATGTGATGTTGGAAGTGCTACAAGCTCACTAACGTTAACCACCACTCTCAGCCCACCGCATCCCACTGGTTGATGCAGCCTTACATTCACCGTTAACTAGCTTGTTTGGTTGAACAATTGTTTCTAGTTAAGTGTTCAAGTGAAACTTCTTAATACTCTTAGCTTCTCTGGCTTGTTAAGGTACCTTTTTACACAACACAGAGTCTTTGAAACtttgtgtaatgttttaatttacCTCAGATTGCATTGACGCACTcttcaacaaaaaacatgttttgacaaaCTGAATAGGGAGCATTAGGAAACTaatgagctttaaaaaaatcagaaaagtaATTGTAATATGAATCTGTTTTTGCCGTGTCTAGTTtgatacagaaaaacaaactgcttgGGTAACTTGTCTTCTAGTCACATTAAGTTGTGCTTGCTTGTACTAATGAGTTAGATTTACCCACATGCTGACTATAAAAAGGTTAGAGGAAATAGGATAGATGACACTTGGTGCTGCACTTTCTTGCAACATGCTGAAGCATCAGGGAtgcagtgggggaaaaaatacagtTGTCTATGAATGATGCACCTTCATTGCAGCTGCCCAGTCAATGTTAAAGCTGCACTTTAAAATGCAATCAGGATGATGTAGCCATCGCACGATGTTTGATTTATTGCCAAGCTTGTCATTAGTGTAGGGTTGGTTCAGGCATTTGTCCCTGTgtaaaatgattattattaatcTAATGATCTGATCGTAAGCTacggtgtttttgttttttgcttcaaGTACAAGTTCTTGGTCGGCGTTGAAACCAATCGATCTGATGACATGAGGTTGTTTAGACACATAATGAAAGACATAGACTTTAAAGAAAGTTACATTTATAGAAATACAACACATGTAAGTggactgcttttatttcaagaaAGCTAAAATAAAGCATCTGTCAGCACACATCAGCCGTTAGAGAAATGTAACCCAGAGCCACAGTATCTTTTgatattgcatttatttctcagCGCATACCAAAGCAGATAAAGatcaacaaaaatccaaaagtgGACCCTGCATTTAAATTCATAACCACATTAGTTTTATGGTGAGTCAAGagtctttttttattcattgcatTTAAAGTTCAAAGGCAAAGCTGTTGCAAACTTTAGAAGGATCATGTTCTCTCCCTTAAAAAACTTTGACTTTGAAGAGAAATTACAGCTTCGCTCTTTTGGCCTGACTCAGCTTGTGCCTTGAATTTGCATTTGCATCAGATAAGCCATTCTCTATTTTCAGTCTCTCTATCCCTGATATTTGCATTCCTCAGCTTCTGTCTTTAAGGTGGAAATGTCCCTTatcctttcttcctcctccattgCAGATATGTTTAGGTTTTTGTGCACTTTTCCTTGTCTTTCTCTGACTTTCTACTCTCCACCCTCCCAGTTTTACCTTAAGGatcatttattttctgcagaCAGCTTTGCTTTCTGAACCTGACTGCTCTCTGCTGCCACCTGATGTAAGTCTTTGATTTCTGCAGTCCCAGTAGTCTTTTCCTTTGGCAAAGCAGTTTGAACTGTCTGGATGTTATCGCCACTGTTTGACTTCATACCCTCCACTTTTGGAAGACTTTTTGCCATAGATTTAACAGATGactcttcatctttatctttattgctttcatgttttgcatgttgAAGGCTTTTTGCTACTTTATCGTCACCATTTGCAGCATCAGGTTTACTGATTTCCTTTGGTTCTGCATGACTGTCTgccttttgtacattttttggtgtTGAAGTTACTTGACCATTTTCTAAAAGTTCCCCTGTCTCTTTGGACAGAGTGCCTTTTGCCTCTGCTGTGAAATCTGTTTTAACCAAGGTTTTAGCTTTATCCTGCACTTCATCAACACTGCTTGGCTCTTGAGTTTTGTCCGAGGTTTCATCTACAGACTTCTTTGCTTGAGCTGAGTCCAAACTATCTTCCTCAGCATCTTCTTCTTGTTTCCCACCTTCAGATTTTATTAACTGTTCACCATTCACAATGACCTCTGGCTTTAAATCAGCTGGTTTTGGAGACAGATCTGTCTGAACTGTTTCTATGATCACTGCAGCTTCTTTCTCGTTCtcagtattttctttcttttcctcatcAAAGCCCTCACTCAATAAAACTTtactttcagtatttttatcTATGCCACTGTCCCCTTTTTCGCCAACTGCCTCAGTGACCTCCGGCTCCTCTTCTCTATTTTGATCTTTTTCACCATCATTCACCTCACCTGGGCTCTCCTCACCCCTGTTATCACCACTATTCACTGAATCTTCCCCTGACTGATCCTGCTGACCGTCAGACATCTGGTCACCTTgttcctctccactgtctttaTTATCACCGTTCTCTTCCTCACtgccccctctctctcttttggtACACTCATCTTTTTCCTCCTCCGATCCCGTCTCCTCAAACTCTGACATCTCAATTTCCCTGGTGGTCTCGGTGATGATCTCCTCCACAAACTTGTAGTGGGGCTCCACTCGCCTGTGCGGGCCTCCTGGCCGGCTGTGGCAGGGCAGGGTGTAAATGGGGGACTGGTGGTAGATGTAGGGCAGGGAGATGTGGGTGTCTGACATGGTGGAGAGCCGAGCCTCCTCTCCACAGAGAAGTTTCCTGCGGGATGggaataaacatattttaagtggtgatatttaatcaaagaTAGTAGATGATAGCTACtaaaacaggtgcaaaaactacTCTTATAGCCTTTTCCAGTGTACTAGACTtagcaaaaatattgttttttaataaactgtGGGTTGCCTTTATGGCTTAATTGCTTGTATGGGTTCCCCTTCGACTTATAGGTAATTCAATTACACATTAGCATTTTATGGACTGTTGTGATACTGTGATTCCCATAGTGCAACATGGTGTATGTTTGGCCAGGTACTTACTATTGCATTTAAATGCAGATTCAATGACAGCAGATGAGGATGAACAGTGGACACttagagcaacaaaaaaaaagctaacatttggatattttttcagCATAAAAAATACTTATAATACCTGTAAGACAATATCTCCACATCCAAAGCCATCTTCACATTTAACAGGTCCTGGTACTCCCTCAGATATCCAGACATGTCAAATTTGCAGTTTATGAGCTCATTTTCAAGTTCTTTGATTGTGTTCTGCAGCAAGAGAAGACATTTGTTAGTGTATGTGCACGTGAACAAAAAGCATTTCTTCATTAAAATGTTATACCTGGTAGTGGATAATTTCCTCCTTGTGGCGATCCTCCACATCATGAAGTTGCTTCTCCAGTGCCTCTCTGGTGCCTTTAGCGCAGTCCAGTTCGACGGTTTTGGCCTGCAGGCGCCTCCTGTACTCCTGGATCTCTTGCTGGGAGGCTTTTAACGCGTCCCTCTTGCTTTCCGCTGCTTCCGTTAATCGTGCAAACTGAGATCGGAAAGTTTCCCCAATCTGCTGGACGTCGCACACGGTGTGACCTTCCAG
It includes:
- the vdac2 gene encoding voltage-dependent anion-selective channel protein 2, whose translation is MAVPPTYADLGKSAKDIFNKGYGFGLVKLDVKTKSASGVEFKTSGSSNTDTSKVAGSLETKYKRSEYGLTFTEKWNTDNTLGTEITVEDQIAKGLKLTFDTTFSPNTGKKSGKVKTAYKREYVNLGCDVDFDFAGPTIHGAAVVGYEGWLAGYQMSFDTAKSKMTQNNFAIGYKTGDFQLHTNVNDGAEFGGSIYQKVSDKLETAVNLAWTAGSNSTRFGIAAKYQLDKDASISAKVNNNSLVGVGYTQTLRPGVKLILSGLVDGKNINAGGHKLGLGLELEA
- the LOC111575537 gene encoding neurofilament light polypeptide; amino-acid sequence: MTHSMTENRLHILNRTAQDAYSQRQPRRLGLDTSVAIRGTSADMNSSKPVSGKFNEKELMHGLNDRLAGFIEKVHQLERHNHLLEREIEEIRGKAKPASCLEEEYGPELRKLRQLVQDITHQKHQIEIEHQSLEEELCSLRRQHEKESRSRSDAEGHIMVLKKDISDAYQAKLQLDKKAQSLVDEIHFLKRNHEVEVSEMFDQIQDAQLTVRAHEFGHPGVTAALRDIRTQLEGHTVCDVQQIGETFRSQFARLTEAAESKRDALKASQQEIQEYRRRLQAKTVELDCAKGTREALEKQLHDVEDRHKEEIIHYQNTIKELENELINCKFDMSGYLREYQDLLNVKMALDVEILSYRKLLCGEEARLSTMSDTHISLPYIYHQSPIYTLPCHSRPGGPHRRVEPHYKFVEEIITETTREIEMSEFEETGSEEEKDECTKRERGGSEEENGDNKDSGEEQGDQMSDGQQDQSGEDSVNSGDNRGEESPGEVNDGEKDQNREEEPEVTEAVGEKGDSGIDKNTESKVLLSEGFDEEKKENTENEKEAAVIIETVQTDLSPKPADLKPEVIVNGEQLIKSEGGKQEEDAEEDSLDSAQAKKSVDETSDKTQEPSSVDEVQDKAKTLVKTDFTAEAKGTLSKETGELLENGQVTSTPKNVQKADSHAEPKEISKPDAANGDDKVAKSLQHAKHESNKDKDEESSVKSMAKSLPKVEGMKSNSGDNIQTVQTALPKEKTTGTAEIKDLHQVAAESSQVQKAKLSAENK